A section of the Ciona intestinalis chromosome 4, KH, whole genome shotgun sequence genome encodes:
- the selh gene encoding selenoprotein H, which produces MARKARKRKSAAAEAEIAGEISVSENVKPEKVDQVNDEPYAKTKKEDMVQLKIEHCKSURVYGRNAQLVLDALQTVEPNLSSSINPTKPRSKSFEVSIVKDGIETVIWSGVKKGPPRKLKFPSKEEIIECFQNAECVKK; this is translated from the coding sequence ATGGCGAGAAAAGCTAGAAAACGCAAAAGTGCAGCTGCCGAAGCTGAAATTGCTGGCGAAATCTCCGTGTCTGAAAATGTAAAACCGGAAAAAGTGGACCAAGTAAACGACGAACCGTAtgctaaaactaaaaaagaagACATGGTACAACTGAAAATAGAACACTGCAAGTCCTGACGGGTATATGGTCGCAATGCACAGCTAGTGTTAGATGCATTGCAGACAGTGGAACCAAATTTGTCGAGTTCTATTAACCCAACAAAACCAAGAAGCAAATCTTTTGAAgtttccattgtaaaagatggTATTGAAACTGTAATTTGGTCTGGTGTCAAAAAGGGGCCACCACGAAAATTGAAATTTCCATCAAAGGAAGAAATTATTGAATGCTTTCAAAATGCGGaatgtgttaaaaaataa